Proteins from one Arthrobacter sp. DNA4 genomic window:
- a CDS encoding thioredoxin domain-containing protein yields MASPSVPARDTPRLVRKIIWIALAAIVLGGVAWYAIFTATKPQQVASPAAGAEQLVRADSHRLTAPAEEKAQLVEFLDFECPSCAAVHPFVEELKAEFGDRITFVNRYFPLSAHPNSGQAALAAEAAAQQGQYQQMAAKLFENQSQWAGSQQSQAPLFRTYAGQLGLDLAQFDAVVADQKTEDRILADIADGNALGVNGTPTFFLNGEKLTLSTKADFRQKLADALK; encoded by the coding sequence ATGGCCTCTCCTTCGGTTCCCGCCCGTGACACCCCGCGCCTTGTCAGGAAAATCATCTGGATTGCGCTGGCTGCCATCGTCCTGGGCGGCGTTGCCTGGTACGCCATCTTTACCGCAACGAAGCCCCAGCAGGTGGCGTCTCCGGCCGCCGGCGCTGAACAACTCGTTCGTGCCGACAGCCACCGCCTCACTGCGCCTGCCGAGGAGAAGGCCCAGCTGGTGGAATTCCTGGACTTCGAGTGCCCGTCCTGCGCCGCCGTCCATCCTTTCGTGGAGGAGCTCAAGGCGGAGTTCGGGGACAGGATCACCTTCGTCAACAGGTACTTCCCGCTGTCCGCCCACCCCAATTCCGGCCAGGCTGCCCTGGCGGCGGAAGCAGCGGCGCAGCAGGGCCAGTACCAGCAGATGGCCGCCAAGCTGTTCGAAAACCAGTCCCAGTGGGCCGGCAGCCAGCAGTCGCAGGCACCCCTGTTCCGCACCTACGCCGGGCAGTTGGGGCTGGACCTGGCGCAGTTCGATGCCGTCGTGGCCGACCAGAAGACCGAGGACCGCATCCTGGCCGACATCGCGGACGGCAACGCCCTGGGGGTCAACGGCACGCCCACCTTCTTCCTCAACGGCGAGAAGCTCACGCTGTCCACCAAGGCGGACTTCCGCCAGAAGCTGGCAGACGCCCTCAAGTAG
- a CDS encoding glycoside hydrolase — MALPGSGRRTAALCAAVVLFASVATPALAVPAPSAPVTVPASPAIPSPDDIAAAKASEAATADQVSAIERILADASTAQQAAFAVAMQANNSYSEALVELQQRTEAASAAAARASSARDQQDKTRKQVGQLAGDLYRNGGLNPTLGTLASGSESLQQAATLEALSASRSRAFEAADAAATAYRSLTAAAEDATKAADDAAKTAEQRKTQAEQANAAQVKAVADAKAQRTILVDQLAQLRNTTVALESARVDALDRQREEARLAALSAAADQAAREKAEQDKAAQEKSAQDNAGQNRPAGRNGGGQDTAPAAPAPAPAGPAPAAPAPAPAPAPAAPAPVPAPAAPAPAPAAPAPAPAPAPAPAPAPAPAPAPAPAPGPRASHRLGHVRGSHFGCPGEGGRAVLLPVGRHGRLRL; from the coding sequence ATGGCTTTACCCGGATCCGGCCGCAGGACGGCTGCGCTGTGCGCCGCCGTCGTACTCTTTGCATCCGTGGCAACACCGGCACTCGCGGTGCCGGCACCATCGGCCCCCGTGACCGTTCCTGCGTCGCCCGCAATTCCCTCGCCGGACGACATCGCAGCAGCGAAAGCCAGTGAAGCCGCGACGGCGGACCAGGTCAGCGCGATCGAGCGCATCCTGGCGGACGCCTCCACAGCCCAACAGGCAGCGTTCGCGGTGGCCATGCAGGCCAACAACTCCTACAGCGAGGCTCTCGTGGAGCTGCAGCAACGGACGGAAGCGGCGTCAGCTGCCGCAGCCAGAGCCTCCTCCGCGCGCGACCAGCAGGACAAAACCCGGAAGCAGGTGGGTCAGCTCGCCGGTGACCTGTACCGCAATGGCGGCCTGAACCCCACCCTCGGAACCCTGGCCAGCGGCAGCGAAAGCCTGCAGCAGGCCGCCACGCTTGAGGCACTTTCCGCCAGCCGCAGCCGGGCCTTTGAGGCTGCGGACGCTGCTGCCACCGCCTACCGTTCCCTGACCGCAGCTGCGGAGGACGCCACCAAAGCCGCCGATGATGCCGCAAAGACGGCCGAGCAACGCAAGACCCAGGCGGAACAGGCCAACGCCGCGCAGGTCAAAGCCGTTGCCGACGCCAAGGCACAGCGGACCATCCTGGTGGACCAGTTGGCCCAACTCCGCAACACGACTGTGGCGCTCGAATCGGCCAGGGTGGATGCCCTTGACCGGCAACGCGAAGAGGCACGCCTTGCTGCCTTATCCGCCGCCGCGGACCAGGCGGCGCGGGAGAAGGCTGAGCAGGACAAGGCAGCGCAGGAGAAGTCAGCGCAGGACAACGCCGGCCAAAACCGGCCCGCCGGACGGAACGGCGGCGGCCAGGACACGGCCCCTGCAGCGCCGGCACCCGCCCCGGCCGGGCCAGCGCCTGCCGCTCCGGCTCCGGCCCCGGCTCCGGCTCCGGCGGCGCCGGCACCTGTTCCTGCTCCGGCAGCCCCGGCACCTGCACCTGCCGCGCCTGCTCCAGCACCGGCGCCCGCCCCTGCCCCGGCCCCGGCTCCAGCCCCGGCCCCGGCTCCGGCTCCGGCCCCCGGCCCCCGCGCCTCCCACCGGCTCGGGCACGTACGAGGCAGCCATTTCGGTTGCCCTGGGGAAGGTGGGCGCGCCGTACTACTACCAGTGGGGCGGCACGGGCGTTTACGGCTTTGA
- a CDS encoding PHP domain-containing protein, with protein MDAVDALNEIAFWLERGRAATFKVQAFRKAAAAISPLGPAEVAERARSGRLKSMKGIGDRTYAVIRQAVDGQVPDYLADLREKGAQPLASGGTELQAALRGDLHSHSEWSDGGSPIELMVAAAEVLGREYLALTDHSPNLTIANGLSAGRLREQLDVVAGINSNGGATRLLTGIEVDILESGSLDQEPALLDRLDIVVASVHSKLRADRKTMTTRMLGGIRSPQTNVLGHCTGRLVEGSRGTRPPSEFDAKEVFAACAEHNVAVEINSRPERQDPPDALIQLALEAGCLFSIDSDAHAPGQLDFLQYGAERAARNNVPPERIITTWPVDKLLAWAGK; from the coding sequence ATGGATGCCGTCGACGCGCTCAACGAGATCGCTTTCTGGCTGGAGCGCGGACGCGCGGCCACGTTCAAGGTCCAGGCCTTCCGGAAGGCAGCCGCCGCCATCAGCCCCCTCGGCCCCGCGGAAGTAGCCGAACGCGCCCGGAGCGGACGGCTCAAATCCATGAAGGGAATCGGCGACCGGACCTACGCCGTGATCCGGCAGGCCGTGGACGGACAGGTCCCTGACTACCTGGCAGACCTCAGGGAGAAGGGTGCCCAGCCGCTGGCATCAGGCGGGACGGAGCTCCAAGCGGCGCTCCGTGGCGACCTGCACAGCCACAGCGAATGGTCCGACGGCGGCTCCCCCATTGAGCTGATGGTGGCGGCCGCTGAGGTGCTGGGCCGCGAATACCTGGCCCTGACCGACCACTCCCCCAACCTCACCATCGCCAACGGGCTGTCCGCCGGGCGCCTGCGGGAGCAGCTGGACGTGGTGGCAGGCATCAACAGCAACGGCGGGGCCACCCGGCTGCTGACGGGCATCGAGGTGGACATCCTGGAATCCGGCAGCCTGGACCAGGAACCGGCGCTGCTGGACCGCCTGGACATCGTGGTGGCCAGCGTCCACTCGAAGCTCCGTGCGGACCGGAAGACCATGACCACCCGGATGCTCGGGGGCATCCGGTCTCCGCAGACCAACGTCCTTGGCCATTGCACGGGACGGCTCGTTGAAGGTTCGCGCGGGACGCGGCCGCCGTCGGAATTCGACGCCAAGGAAGTCTTCGCAGCGTGCGCGGAACACAACGTTGCCGTGGAGATCAATTCCCGCCCGGAGCGGCAGGACCCGCCCGATGCCCTGATCCAGCTGGCACTGGAGGCTGGGTGCCTGTTCTCGATCGACAGTGACGCCCACGCACCGGGACAACTGGACTTCCTGCAGTACGGCGCCGAGCGGGCAGCCCGAAATAACGTGCCGCCCGAGCGGATCATCACCACCTGGCCGGTGGACAAGCTGCTTGCGTGGGCCGGCAAGTAG
- a CDS encoding cation diffusion facilitator family transporter: MGHDHSHSHGITATGRHRKRLVAVLGITLGVVLIQLVGAVLSGSLSLLADAGHMLSDATGVTIALLAAWIAGRPASDQRTYGYQRAEVLAALANALILIVISVVIFTEAVRRFGAPPEVQTDIMLFAAILGAVANLVSLLILRTAQDESLNVRGAYLEVLGDLLGSLAVIIAAVVIMVTGFQAADTIASVLIALMILPRAWSLLRDVVDVLLEASPKGVEVQMIREHILSVAGVTDVHDIHIWTITSGVPVFSAHVVVEDGVLNARGADQLLDKLITCLGSHFDTNHCTFQLEPASHSEHEEHQHA, from the coding sequence ATGGGACACGACCACAGCCACAGCCACGGGATCACCGCCACCGGGCGGCACCGGAAACGGCTGGTGGCCGTCCTGGGGATCACCCTCGGCGTCGTCCTCATCCAGCTCGTGGGAGCGGTGCTGTCCGGTTCGCTGTCCCTGCTCGCGGACGCCGGTCATATGCTCTCCGACGCGACCGGCGTCACCATTGCACTGCTTGCCGCCTGGATCGCGGGCCGCCCGGCGAGCGACCAGCGGACCTACGGCTACCAGCGCGCCGAGGTGCTCGCGGCCCTGGCGAATGCTCTGATCCTGATCGTGATCTCCGTGGTGATCTTCACCGAGGCGGTCCGCCGGTTCGGCGCACCGCCGGAGGTGCAGACAGACATCATGCTGTTTGCCGCCATCCTCGGCGCCGTGGCCAACCTGGTGTCGCTGTTGATCCTTCGCACGGCACAGGATGAAAGCCTGAACGTCCGTGGCGCGTACCTGGAGGTGCTGGGCGACCTCCTGGGCTCGCTGGCCGTCATCATTGCCGCCGTGGTCATTATGGTGACCGGCTTCCAGGCTGCAGACACCATTGCCTCCGTCCTTATCGCGCTGATGATCCTGCCGCGGGCCTGGAGCCTGCTGCGCGACGTGGTGGATGTCCTGCTGGAGGCCAGTCCGAAGGGGGTGGAGGTGCAGATGATCCGCGAGCACATCCTCTCGGTTGCCGGCGTTACCGATGTCCACGACATCCACATCTGGACCATCACGTCCGGCGTCCCCGTCTTCTCGGCCCATGTGGTGGTGGAGGACGGCGTGCTCAACGCACGGGGTGCCGACCAATTGCTGGACAAGCTGATCACGTGCCTGGGTTCCCATTTCGATACCAACCACTGCACCTTCCAACTGGAGCCTGCGAGCCACTCAGAGCACGAGGAACATCAACACGCCTGA
- a CDS encoding C40 family peptidase, with product MGAPYYYQWGGTGVYGFDCSGLVQNAFAAAGTYLPRTASQQYASAPVHVPISQARRGDLLVWGSAPNFYHVAIYLGNGQVVQALNPQEGITVSSISSMVGMDLYPYAARY from the coding sequence GTGGGCGCGCCGTACTACTACCAGTGGGGCGGCACGGGCGTTTACGGCTTTGATTGCTCGGGCCTGGTGCAGAATGCCTTCGCCGCGGCCGGGACGTACCTTCCACGCACCGCATCCCAGCAGTATGCCTCCGCCCCGGTCCACGTTCCCATCTCGCAGGCCCGCCGCGGCGACCTGCTGGTCTGGGGTTCGGCGCCGAACTTCTACCATGTGGCCATCTATCTGGGGAACGGCCAGGTGGTGCAGGCCCTGAACCCGCAGGAAGGCATCACGGTTTCCAGCATCAGCTCCATGGTGGGCATGGACCTGTACCCGTACGCCGCCCGTTACTGA
- a CDS encoding metallopeptidase family protein, whose product MPASLPPGLPIVPDGPHESSPFTMSADEFEVAVEDALASIPDRLARAMDNVAVFIDDDYVPGPGEDPDTVLLGLYEGVPLTERDSWWDAGSLPDRITIFREPILEICASREDVIHEVAVTVVHEIAHHFGISDDRLHELGWG is encoded by the coding sequence ATGCCAGCCAGCCTCCCGCCGGGACTGCCCATCGTTCCCGACGGCCCGCACGAATCGTCCCCATTCACCATGTCTGCTGACGAATTCGAGGTGGCCGTCGAGGATGCCCTGGCCAGTATCCCGGACCGGCTGGCCCGTGCCATGGACAACGTGGCAGTCTTCATCGACGACGACTACGTGCCCGGTCCGGGGGAAGATCCGGACACCGTCCTGCTGGGGCTGTACGAAGGCGTCCCGCTGACCGAACGCGATTCGTGGTGGGACGCCGGTTCCCTTCCCGACCGGATCACCATCTTCCGCGAGCCCATCCTGGAGATCTGCGCCTCCCGGGAGGACGTGATCCACGAAGTGGCCGTCACGGTGGTCCACGAAATCGCGCACCACTTCGGCATTTCCGATGACCGGCTGCACGAGCTGGGCTGGGGCTAG
- a CDS encoding ABC transporter ATP-binding protein: MTAGLAIETRGLSKHFGQQAAVDNVDLAVPHGTVFGFLGPNGSGKTTTIRMLLGLAAASAGTVNLLGQEMPHKLHEVLPRVGALVEGPAFYPFLSGAANLHRLDSASPHSVPATRKARVQQALERVGLEHAAGKRVHAYSLGMKQRLGIANALLSPRDLLVLDEPTNGLDPQGTREVRNLVRSLAHQGTTVFVSSHLLAEVDQMCTHAAVMSAGKLVAQGPLAELRQAGSTRLRLVTPDGGAARQVLAGLGLAPGPADPEAQAERRALPGPPAFPVLPGPQEPQRPQLDGETIVAAMGAAAGQTAVLPEDVVAHLVKAGVRVRGFAVERESLEDRFVALTGEGFDVAQ, translated from the coding sequence GTGACTGCCGGCCTGGCGATTGAGACCAGGGGCCTCAGCAAGCACTTTGGCCAGCAGGCCGCCGTCGACAACGTGGACCTGGCCGTCCCGCACGGGACGGTCTTCGGTTTCCTGGGCCCCAACGGCTCCGGCAAGACCACCACCATCCGCATGCTGCTGGGGTTGGCAGCCGCGTCGGCAGGGACAGTGAACCTGCTGGGCCAGGAGATGCCGCACAAGCTTCACGAGGTGTTGCCGCGCGTGGGCGCGTTGGTGGAAGGCCCGGCCTTCTACCCTTTTCTGTCCGGCGCCGCAAACCTCCACCGGCTGGACTCCGCCAGCCCGCATTCAGTGCCCGCCACGCGCAAAGCCCGCGTGCAACAGGCACTGGAGCGCGTGGGCCTGGAGCACGCGGCAGGGAAACGCGTGCACGCCTACTCCCTGGGAATGAAGCAGCGGTTGGGCATAGCCAATGCCCTGCTCTCACCCCGGGACCTGCTGGTACTGGACGAACCCACCAACGGGCTGGATCCACAGGGCACCCGCGAAGTGCGCAACCTGGTGCGGTCCCTGGCACACCAGGGCACCACCGTTTTCGTCTCGAGCCACCTGCTGGCCGAGGTGGACCAGATGTGCACCCACGCCGCCGTCATGAGCGCGGGAAAGCTCGTGGCACAGGGTCCCCTGGCCGAGCTGCGGCAGGCCGGAAGCACCCGCCTGCGGTTGGTAACGCCCGACGGCGGCGCGGCGCGGCAGGTCCTGGCGGGGCTGGGGTTGGCACCCGGGCCGGCAGACCCGGAGGCACAGGCTGAACGTCGCGCCCTACCCGGACCTCCCGCCTTTCCCGTCCTTCCGGGGCCGCAGGAACCCCAGCGCCCACAGCTGGATGGGGAGACCATCGTTGCGGCGATGGGTGCCGCGGCCGGGCAGACTGCGGTGCTCCCGGAGGATGTTGTGGCGCACCTGGTGAAGGCCGGTGTCCGCGTCCGGGGCTTCGCCGTCGAGCGTGAAAGCCTTGAAGACCGCTTCGTTGCCCTGACCGGGGAAGGATTCGACGTTGCCCAGTAG
- a CDS encoding ABC transporter permease, translating to MPSSVPAEIPETAKATRTAAVPRSPGLSLLGSELKVLFGRRRTWALLLALAAIPVLIAVAVKVSSAVPPGRGPAFLDRITQNGLFVAFTAMLVSVPLFMPLAVGVVAGDTIAGEANLGTLRYLLVAPAGRVRLLLVKYAGALAFCIVAPLTVGLAGAAIGAALFPVGPVTLLSGGVVQPADAALRIVLIAAYLAVSLAGLSAIGLFLSTMTVVPVGAMAATVVVSVVSQVLDQLPQLDWLHPWLFSHYWLGFGDMLRQPLVWDSFVDNALLQAGYVAVFGALAYGRFVTKDILS from the coding sequence TTGCCCAGTAGCGTTCCCGCCGAGATACCGGAAACCGCCAAAGCCACCCGGACGGCCGCCGTCCCGCGCAGCCCGGGACTATCCCTTCTGGGGTCGGAGCTCAAGGTGCTGTTCGGGCGCCGGCGGACCTGGGCGCTGCTCCTGGCGCTCGCCGCCATTCCGGTCCTCATTGCCGTGGCCGTGAAGGTTTCCTCTGCGGTCCCACCGGGGCGCGGTCCTGCGTTCCTCGACCGGATCACCCAGAACGGGCTGTTTGTGGCCTTCACGGCCATGCTGGTCTCCGTCCCGTTATTCATGCCGCTGGCCGTGGGGGTGGTGGCGGGGGATACGATCGCCGGGGAGGCCAACCTGGGGACCCTCCGGTACCTCCTGGTGGCGCCGGCAGGGCGGGTGCGGCTCCTCCTGGTCAAGTATGCCGGGGCGCTGGCCTTCTGCATCGTGGCTCCACTCACCGTTGGATTGGCGGGCGCGGCGATTGGTGCGGCGCTGTTCCCGGTAGGCCCGGTGACACTGCTCTCCGGCGGGGTGGTCCAGCCCGCCGACGCTGCCCTGCGGATAGTGCTGATCGCCGCCTACCTGGCAGTGTCGCTGGCCGGGCTGTCGGCGATCGGGCTGTTCCTGTCCACCATGACGGTGGTTCCCGTTGGGGCGATGGCCGCAACCGTGGTGGTCTCGGTGGTTTCCCAGGTCCTGGACCAGCTTCCGCAGCTGGACTGGCTGCACCCATGGCTCTTCAGCCACTACTGGCTTGGTTTCGGCGACATGCTCCGCCAGCCCCTGGTGTGGGATTCCTTCGTGGACAACGCCCTGCTCCAGGCCGGCTATGTGGCAGTGTTCGGCGCGCTCGCCTATGGCCGCTTCGTCACCAAGGACATCCTGAGCTGA
- a CDS encoding PEP/pyruvate-binding domain-containing protein, with amino-acid sequence MTQQMTAGEVSEGLVLGLGSLDAGMLALVGGKAANLGELLSAGLPVPDGFCLTTAAYRQAIGAPEALLPALAGVYATMVETAGAAGDLPDAAGLAATARAAILDAPVPAAVAHAVEQAYTALGPDVAVAVRSSATAEDLPFASFAGQQDTFLNVVGVPAVLDAVRRCWASLWTDRATAYRASLGIDPAAVSLAVVVQRMVDAQTAGVMFTANPLTGSRRQIVIDASPGLGEAVVSGAVNPDHFVVDALTGRVLERKPGDKGVEIRPVAGGGTEIRQVQGAQGTACLPDSQVVGLMRLGLQAQGHFGSPQDIEWAVDGADGLWLTQSRPITTLYPVPKSNGAAGRVPQAASAVGGTRAYLCFSLAQGLTRPLTPMGLAAVRLIASSVATAAGFPVSDPREGPSPYAEAGQRIYVDFTTPIRSTVGRRLVPRVFDIMEARTATVMRQLFADPAFSVTTRTPLGLLRHVGPAAIRAEVPATFLRALVRPGAALRRLDRFTRTFEASLAPGGAASALARLDHAESLAGSRLFPIVPAILPLPALGFTMLGLAGKLVGGNAWDGLQPVIRGLPNNVTTEMDLELWHLAQAIQEDAESRTALMARDPAALAAAFQAGQLPARLDAGLARFLDRYGHRAVGEIDVGLPRWSEEPEHILGILANYLRLDDPALAPDAQFSKAAEDAEAQVDRLVARAAARSRIRGRLVGAALRRARMFAGLRELPKYQLVLGLGEVRRQLLLVGTELEQAGTVEQPDDVFFLDFAEVRQALTRTTAGSPAPAPDLKALVAARRQDYALELRRRHIPRVLLSDGTEPEAVRADAGTAANGGPANGTLVSSPASAGTVTAAARVILDPVGARLEPGEILVAPSTDPGWTPLFLTAGGLVMEMGGPNSHGAVVAREYGIPAVVGVADATGLISTGQKITVDGGAGTVVPERPGTPQNGQVPRGTDPPARA; translated from the coding sequence ATGACGCAGCAGATGACAGCCGGTGAGGTGTCCGAGGGGCTGGTGCTCGGCCTGGGCAGCCTCGACGCAGGGATGCTGGCGCTGGTGGGCGGCAAGGCAGCCAACCTTGGGGAGTTGTTGTCTGCCGGGTTGCCGGTTCCGGACGGCTTTTGCCTGACCACCGCCGCATACCGCCAGGCAATAGGTGCCCCCGAGGCCCTGCTTCCCGCGTTGGCAGGGGTTTACGCCACCATGGTGGAGACGGCAGGGGCCGCCGGGGACCTTCCCGACGCAGCCGGCTTGGCCGCAACGGCGCGTGCAGCAATCCTGGACGCTCCGGTTCCGGCAGCCGTAGCCCATGCCGTGGAGCAGGCCTATACGGCACTGGGGCCGGACGTTGCGGTGGCAGTGAGGTCCTCGGCCACCGCTGAAGACCTGCCCTTCGCCAGCTTCGCCGGTCAGCAGGACACCTTCCTGAACGTCGTGGGGGTGCCCGCGGTGCTGGACGCCGTCCGGAGGTGCTGGGCGTCTTTGTGGACGGACCGGGCAACCGCGTACCGGGCAAGCCTCGGAATCGACCCGGCAGCCGTTTCGCTCGCGGTGGTGGTCCAGCGGATGGTGGACGCCCAGACCGCCGGCGTGATGTTCACGGCGAATCCCCTCACCGGCAGCCGCCGGCAGATAGTCATCGATGCCAGCCCCGGCCTCGGCGAGGCCGTGGTCTCCGGTGCCGTCAATCCGGACCACTTCGTGGTGGACGCACTGACCGGCAGGGTGCTGGAACGGAAACCCGGCGATAAGGGCGTGGAGATACGGCCGGTTGCCGGCGGCGGGACCGAAATCCGCCAGGTGCAGGGCGCCCAGGGCACCGCGTGCCTTCCAGACAGCCAGGTGGTTGGCCTGATGCGGCTGGGGCTGCAGGCCCAAGGGCATTTCGGTTCCCCGCAGGACATCGAGTGGGCCGTCGACGGCGCCGATGGGCTGTGGCTCACGCAGTCCAGGCCCATCACCACCCTCTACCCGGTCCCGAAAAGCAACGGTGCTGCCGGCAGGGTTCCGCAGGCAGCGTCCGCCGTTGGCGGGACCAGGGCCTACCTCTGTTTCAGCCTCGCGCAGGGACTGACACGGCCGCTGACACCCATGGGCCTGGCTGCTGTCCGCCTCATCGCCTCCTCCGTCGCCACCGCCGCCGGCTTCCCTGTTTCCGATCCCCGGGAAGGGCCATCCCCCTACGCCGAGGCGGGGCAGCGGATATACGTCGACTTCACCACTCCCATCCGCAGCACCGTTGGCCGCCGGCTCGTGCCGCGGGTCTTCGACATCATGGAGGCACGGACGGCAACGGTCATGCGGCAGCTGTTCGCGGACCCCGCCTTTTCGGTGACCACCAGGACGCCCCTCGGGCTGCTGCGCCACGTCGGACCCGCGGCAATCCGTGCAGAGGTTCCCGCCACCTTCCTCCGTGCGCTGGTCCGGCCCGGGGCGGCCCTCCGCCGGCTTGACCGCTTCACCCGGACCTTCGAGGCGTCCCTGGCTCCCGGCGGCGCAGCAAGCGCCCTGGCCCGCCTGGACCATGCCGAGTCCCTCGCGGGATCGCGCCTGTTCCCCATTGTTCCGGCCATCCTTCCCCTTCCCGCCTTGGGCTTCACGATGCTGGGCCTTGCCGGAAAGCTCGTGGGCGGCAATGCGTGGGACGGGCTGCAACCGGTGATCCGCGGCCTGCCCAACAACGTCACCACGGAAATGGACCTGGAATTGTGGCACCTGGCGCAGGCAATCCAGGAAGACGCCGAATCACGCACCGCACTGATGGCCCGCGATCCAGCAGCCCTCGCAGCCGCTTTCCAGGCCGGCCAGCTGCCGGCGCGCCTGGACGCCGGCCTCGCCAGGTTCCTGGACAGATACGGCCACCGGGCGGTGGGCGAGATCGACGTCGGACTGCCCCGGTGGTCGGAGGAACCGGAACACATCCTGGGCATCCTCGCCAACTACCTCCGGCTGGACGACCCCGCGCTGGCGCCGGATGCCCAGTTCAGCAAGGCCGCCGAGGACGCAGAAGCGCAGGTTGACCGGCTCGTTGCCCGGGCCGCTGCCCGCAGCAGGATCCGGGGACGGCTGGTGGGTGCCGCACTCCGGCGGGCGCGCATGTTCGCAGGCCTGCGGGAGCTGCCGAAGTACCAGCTGGTGCTTGGCCTTGGGGAAGTCCGGCGGCAGCTGCTCCTGGTGGGTACCGAACTGGAGCAGGCGGGCACGGTGGAACAGCCGGACGACGTGTTCTTCCTCGATTTCGCGGAGGTCCGCCAGGCATTGACCCGAACAACCGCGGGCAGCCCGGCGCCTGCCCCGGACCTGAAGGCACTCGTGGCGGCCCGGCGCCAGGACTACGCCCTGGAGCTCAGGCGCCGGCACATCCCCCGGGTGCTGCTTTCGGACGGCACCGAACCCGAGGCAGTGCGGGCCGACGCCGGAACCGCCGCGAACGGAGGTCCGGCCAACGGAACCCTGGTAAGCAGCCCGGCCTCGGCCGGGACGGTGACCGCTGCGGCGCGGGTCATCCTGGATCCCGTCGGAGCCCGCCTGGAACCGGGAGAGATCCTGGTTGCACCGTCCACGGACCCGGGCTGGACTCCGCTGTTCCTGACGGCAGGAGGACTGGTGATGGAGATGGGTGGACCCAACTCCCACGGCGCCGTGGTGGCCAGGGAATACGGCATCCCGGCCGTCGTTGGTGTGGCGGACGCCACCGGCCTGATCAGCACGGGCCAAAAGATAACGGTCGACGGCGGTGCGGGAACCGTTGTGCCGGAACGCCCCGGTACGCCGCAGAACGGGCAAGTTCCCCGGGGCACGGACCCCCCTGCACGGGCGTAG
- a CDS encoding DMT family transporter: MPSTSRARRPLPSPAAAPTPVKALGVAAMVVTVVLWASAFVGIRAIGPHFSPGSLTLGRLAVAAVVLAFLVVPQLLRSRVLPRRREWLPILAYGVMWFGGYNVALNAAEHILDAGTSALLINVNPILVAIMAGIFLKEGFPRWLLIGSTVAFAGVALIALGSGQARSPGESSTTDLAGVALCLLAAVLAAVSVIIQKPVVRKFPAAQATWFGIMVGALCCLPFAGQLASEVQAAPPQATWALVYLGVFPTAIAFTTWAYALSLVDAGKLAATTYLVPGTTVLISWLLLGEIPTAWGLVGGLVCLVGVGLTRRRTRAPGQRPGH, encoded by the coding sequence ATGCCTTCCACCAGCCGCGCCCGCCGGCCCCTGCCTTCCCCCGCTGCAGCACCCACGCCCGTAAAGGCCCTTGGCGTGGCGGCCATGGTGGTCACGGTGGTGCTGTGGGCCTCCGCGTTCGTCGGCATCCGCGCCATTGGGCCGCACTTCTCCCCCGGCTCCCTGACGCTCGGCAGGCTGGCGGTCGCCGCCGTCGTGCTGGCCTTCCTGGTGGTGCCGCAGCTGCTCAGGAGCCGGGTGCTGCCCAGGCGGCGCGAATGGCTGCCCATCCTCGCCTATGGCGTGATGTGGTTCGGCGGCTACAACGTTGCCCTGAACGCCGCCGAACACATCCTTGATGCCGGCACCAGCGCCCTGCTGATCAACGTCAACCCGATCCTGGTGGCCATCATGGCCGGCATTTTCCTCAAAGAGGGCTTTCCCCGCTGGCTGCTCATCGGCAGCACGGTGGCGTTCGCCGGTGTTGCACTGATCGCCCTAGGTTCCGGACAGGCGCGCAGCCCCGGGGAAAGTTCGACGACGGACCTGGCAGGCGTGGCGCTTTGCCTCCTTGCGGCAGTGCTCGCCGCAGTCAGCGTCATCATCCAGAAGCCAGTGGTGCGGAAGTTCCCCGCGGCACAGGCCACCTGGTTCGGCATCATGGTGGGAGCACTGTGCTGCCTGCCGTTCGCCGGGCAGTTGGCGTCCGAAGTGCAGGCCGCTCCCCCGCAGGCCACCTGGGCGCTGGTGTACCTGGGCGTTTTCCCCACGGCCATTGCCTTTACCACCTGGGCCTACGCACTGTCCCTGGTGGACGCCGGGAAGCTGGCCGCCACCACCTACCTGGTGCCCGGGACCACGGTCCTCATCTCCTGGCTGCTGCTCGGTGAGATCCCCACCGCCTGGGGACTGGTGGGCGGGCTGGTGTGCCTGGTGGGCGTAGGGCTGACCCGGCGCAGGACGCGGGCACCCGGGCAGCGGCCCGGGCACTAG